In Acidisarcina polymorpha, the DNA window GTAGCTCGCGACCGCTTCCGGGCAAGTCTTTCTGCCAAGACGGCTTCGCGAAAAAGACGCTCTCGCCGCCCCCTGCGCCGCCGCCAGGGAAGACAGTCGAATTCGGAGGGTCGACGGCCCCATAGTCGTTTACATAGGTATAAAGGTTACCCCAGCCCGCCACGACATCAGCCCCGCCATTCGGATTGTTCAGGACACTGGTGCCGCCAACTGCCGTTGCGTATGGAGCATCTGCAGGAATGGCCACATCGCCAACCGGGCTTCCTAGACCATTGTCACCACTATCGCCTGTGGAGAACTGGAACGAGATGCCCACCGCCGCACCGTGCTGAAGTACGGTGTTGAAGGCCTGCGCTTCTGGGGGACCGCCAAGAAATTCTTCATCCACTCCCCAACTGCTCGACACAGTGTGGGCAAGCTTGTGGTTGATTATGTAGTTCAGCGCATAGATGAAGTCCTCATCATCCTGCCCGTCTGCGGCAACTTCGATGATCTTCGCTCCCGGGGCGATTGCGTGGGCCGACTGTATGTCGAGTGCTATCTCGATGTTCCAACCTTCGGTGATTCCTATATTTTCGATAGGAGGCACGCCGTCCGGATAGATTTCTTCGAAGTTAGCGGACGTCAGCGGTGGGAGTCCAAAGGTCTTCGCAGCAAGATTCGCATCAGACTCAGCCTGTGCATAACCAAAGCCTTCCACTAATGCTATGGTCTGACCGGTGCCGTCGTATCCCTGCTTGATCATCGACGTCAACCCATAGTGCGCCTGCAGCTGCTTCGGTGTATAAGCAACTGCTTGTGAATCTTTCTTTGAATATGCTGCGTCGTAGTTCAATCCGTAGTACACACCTATTGGCAGTGCTGATCCCTGTGTGCCGTATACGCTCACCGTGGGCGCTGTCAGTGCCACGTTCGTGATACTGCTCGCGAGAGTTTGTCCAATCGTCGACGCTGTTACACGCTTGAGAAATAGCGGCTTACCTGTCTTCGGATTCTTCGCGTACATCAACTGCGGTACCGCCTTGTGCCGGTCAAGACCCGCGACGGTATCCACCAGAGCTCCGGCATCTCCTATCAGTCGCGCGTCCGTCACATGCGCCTGGAAGGTTGTGTTCTTGTAAGTAAAAGTGTGCAGTTGGGTCTGGAATGCCTCTTCGATCTTTTCCGCCGCGCCATGCACGCGGATCGAGAGGTTCTGCGGATCGACCGAAAGCACGGTCAGCCCATGCTTCGACAATTCATCTTTTACTGTCTTTAGCTCAGCAGCCGTTGGCGCGTACTTTGTAAAGTCCGCATCCGTAAACCATTTGTGATACGTCGGCGATGCAGGATCATAGAGCGCTTCGACTGCCTTGTCATACTCCTCCTGATTGTGCATCTTCAAGAAAACCGTGAGCTTCTCATCCTTGCCGCGCTCGACCTGCCCTTGATCCTGGGCTATTTGAACACCCTTAGGGACATTGTGAACATCGAGCGCACGGGCGCTCAAAGGTCCAAGCGGTGATAGTGCAAGCAGTACTGCGGCACGGACGGATATATTCTGCAGGTTCATCAATTCTCCTTTTAGTTGATAGTGCTTGTGCGGCTCGCGCGAGTGAGTGGATACATGGCTGTCTCCGTCGACTGACTCGCACCAATAAGAAGTTGCCTCCCCATTTTGCATTTCGAGACACTGCTCAGGTAAGCCTCGAAGGAGGGTAGTCAATACCCCTCTTTAGCAGGTAGTCGATGCAATAAACAATCGCCCGCGGCGGGTCTAATCGCCGATCCGTTGAACTAGTGGACTGTAACGACCGCCGCGGGTGCTACCGTCTATTTTCGTACCGAAGCAGTGGAGTCTTGTGCTGAATCGCGCGCTTCTGTGTCTGTTCGTTCGGTTTCTCCAGCAGGCAGCAAAAGCTACGAGCCTAAGTCCGCTCGACAGTCTCTGCTACATCGGTAAGAATCGGAAAGCGAGCAACTTGATCTCTCGTGCAGCAGCGACGCCTCATTCAGTGAGGCATTGCTCGATGATCCATGAACCTATTGCATGACGTTCAGATCCCTTGCAATGTCCTCTTGCGGCGCGAGTACTCTGCGCACTGCGGGAAGAGGTGCTAAGCAAAGCGTGTGCGCATCTG includes these proteins:
- a CDS encoding S53 family peptidase — translated: MNLQNISVRAAVLLALSPLGPLSARALDVHNVPKGVQIAQDQGQVERGKDEKLTVFLKMHNQEEYDKAVEALYDPASPTYHKWFTDADFTKYAPTAAELKTVKDELSKHGLTVLSVDPQNLSIRVHGAAEKIEEAFQTQLHTFTYKNTTFQAHVTDARLIGDAGALVDTVAGLDRHKAVPQLMYAKNPKTGKPLFLKRVTASTIGQTLASSITNVALTAPTVSVYGTQGSALPIGVYYGLNYDAAYSKKDSQAVAYTPKQLQAHYGLTSMIKQGYDGTGQTIALVEGFGYAQAESDANLAAKTFGLPPLTSANFEEIYPDGVPPIENIGITEGWNIEIALDIQSAHAIAPGAKIIEVAADGQDDEDFIYALNYIINHKLAHTVSSSWGVDEEFLGGPPEAQAFNTVLQHGAAVGISFQFSTGDSGDNGLGSPVGDVAIPADAPYATAVGGTSVLNNPNGGADVVAGWGNLYTYVNDYGAVDPPNSTVFPGGGAGGGESVFFAKPSWQKDLPGSGRELPDVSALADPSTGFPIIYTAFDSPFGESLGQFAAVYGGTSLASPIFTATWAIADQYNGKPLGFAAPLVAKLKPSDITDVLATNPIEISDVTGTVYDAQGATYYSADGLFENANSAAIQPEFLSALFSAPADDTAYAITFGTDTSLTVGPGWDNVTGYGEPNGLPFIQGVTGKTAGAPLDK